The following nucleotide sequence is from Acidovorax radicis.
CCGGGGGCTCCCAGGACACCTCGGCGCCCTGGGCCTTGGTGGCGCCGCTGCTGGCGCTGTGGGCGCTGTCGCCACTGCTGGTGTGGTTGGCCAACCGGGAGCCGCCCGGCCAGGGCAGCCCGACGCTGTCGGCACAAGACCAGGACCTGCTGCACGGCGTGGCTCGCGACACCTGGCGTTTTTTCGAGCGCTGCGTGGATGCGCACAACCACCAGCTGCCGCCCGATAACCTGCAGACCGCCCCTTATGAAATGGTGGCGCACCGCACCTCGCCCACCAACATCGGGTTGTATTTGCTGAGCGCCAGTTGCGCGCGCCAGTTCGGCTGGATCGGCACGCTGGAGCTGCTCGACCGGCTTGAAGCCACGCTGGCCATGCTGCAAGCCATGGAGCGGCACCAGGGCCACTTCCTGAACTGGTACGACACCGAAACCTTGCAGCCGCTGCTCCCGCGTTATGTGTCCACCGTGGACAGCGGCAACCTCTGCGCCCACCTGGTGGCCGTGGCGCAGGCCTGCAACGCGCTGGCGGCGCAGCCACTGTCGCCGCAGGCCGGTGAGCAGGCCATCCGCACCTCGCTGGCGCGGCTGCAGCCCCGACTGGGCACCCACCACCCCGGCATGCGCGGGCTGCAGCACCCATCGGCGCTGAGCCGCCTGCTGGGCATGCGCCCGCCTGACCCCGCGCACCTGCCCGAGGCCACGGCGTTTCGTACGCTGCTGGCGCAGGCGCAAGACGAACTGCACAGCATGGCCCAGCCTCGCCACCCAGCCATCGTGCACAGCCAGCCCACGGCCCACGACGAACTGCTGTGGCTGCTGGCCGACCATCTGTCCACGCTGCAGTCGGTGGACCGCGACCAGCAGGCTGCGCTCAGCGGCGGCGCGCCCGAGGCCACGCGCCGCCTTTCGGCCCTGGCCGAGGCGCTGGATGCACTGGCCTGGCAGGCCGATTTCCGGTTTCTTTACCACCCCCGGCGGCACCTGCTGCACATTGGCTATCGCGTGGACGAGCAGCAGCTGGACACCTCGTTCTATGACCTGCTCGCGTCCGAGTCGCGCACCACCAGCCTGCTGGCCATGGCCAAGGGCGACCTGCCTGTGAAGCACTGGGCGGCCCTGGGGCGGCCATTTTTTGCCAGCGGCCACCATGCGGTGCTGCGTTCGTGGTCGGGTTCGATGTTCGAGTACCTCATGCCCACGCTGGTCATGGCCGAGCCGTATCACAGTGCCCTGGGCGAGGCAGGGCGGTCGGCCCTGCGTGAGCAGGTGGCGCTGGTGCAAGGCCTGGGCAAGGACATGCCCTGGGGCATTTCCGAATGTGCCTATGCCGGGCGCGACCACACCCTGGCGTACCAATACGCGCCGCAGGGTGTGCCACGCCTGGCTTTGCGCCGCACGCCCGTGGGCGAGCTGGTGATTGCACCCTACGCCACGGCGCTGGCAACACAGGTAGACGCCCGCGCAGCCTGCACGAACTTCCGCACGCTGGCCGCACTGTCGGCGCGGGGGCGCTACGGCTTTTACGAGGCGCTGGACTTCACACCCGAACGCCAGACGCATGGCGAGCGGCTCACGCTGGTCAGCACCTACATGGCCCACCACCAGGGCATGACCATTGTGGCGCTGGCCAATGTGCTGCTGCGTGGCGTGGCCCAGCGCTGGGGTACGGCGCATGCACGCATCGAGGCCGTGCTGCCGCTGCTGCAGGAGCGCGCCCCGCGCGAGTTGCCCACCCTGCAGGCGACGCCGTCGCGCTTGCCGCTGCACGCGCGCCAGCAGAAAACGCCGGACCATGTGCGCCCCGTCACCCCTGGGGCCCAGGCGCTGGAGCCCACGCACCTGCTGGGCAACGGCCGCTACAGCGTTACCCTGCGTGCCAATGGGGCAGGGTGGAGCCGCTGGCACCAGACCGGCATCACCCGCTGGCGCGACGATGCGCTGCGGGATGCGCACGGCAGCTTTCTGTATGTGCGGCAGATGGGCTCCAGCGTGCCCGCGTCCGTCACCAGCCACCCCGCGCCCGATGCGCGTGCGGTGTACGGCAGCACCTTCCACACCGACCGCGTGTGTTTTGATGCGCTGTGGCCGGGGCTGCGCGTGCACACCACCGTGTGGGTGAGCCCGGAAGACGACATCGAACTGCGCAAGGTGGTGGTGAGTAACCTCGGCAACGAGGTGATCGAGCTGGAGTTGATATCGGCCCTGGACATCACCCTGGCCACCCACGCGGCCGACGAGGCGCACCCGGCGTTCTCTAACCTTTTCATCGCCGCCGACTGGCTGCCCGCGCAACAGGCGCTGCGGTTCGTCAGAACACCCCGCCTGCAGACCGAGGCCACCCTGCAGGCCACGCACTTTGTGGCCGATACGCACGGCCACGTGCTGGGCCTGCGCTGCCAGACCGACCGCGAGCTCTGGGTGGGGCGCAACCATACGCCTTGCCAGCCGCTGGCCCTGCTGAACCGTGTGCCCGAGGCGCCCGCGGTGCTGGAAACCGGCCTGGACCCCGTGGCTGTCCTGGGCGTGATGCTGCGCATTGCGCCCGGTGCGCAGGCTTGCGTCACGTTCGCCACGGCGGCATCGCAAGACCCGACCACGCTGCTGGCCATCATCGACAAGTACCGCCAGCCGACCTATGTAGAGCGCGCTTCGGCCATGTCGGCCACGCTGGCCAGCATCCAGTGGGCTTCACACCGCCCGCACCGCGACTACCTGCCCGCGCTCCAGGCGCTGACCACGGCGCTGGTGTTCACGCTGCCCAAGGTGCACACCACCTACCGGGGTGTGCTGACCGAATCGCAGGCCGCCCATCCCGTGTGTGACAGGCGCACGCTGTGGCAACTGGGCCTGTCAGGCGACCGGCCCATCGTGCTGGTGATGGCCGGGTCGCCCCAGGGCATGGGCCTGCTGCGCAGCCTGGCCCAGGCGCTGCGCGAATGGGCGCATGGCGGTGTGGCCTGCGACCTGGTGGTGCTCAGCAGCGAATCGCACTCGTACCACATGCCTTTGCAGCGCGAGCTGGCGCTGCTGCGCGAGCACCATGATGCCGACCTGGCCACACGCACCGGCCCGGCAGTGACCGGCCTGCGGGTGCTGCGGATCGACGAGCTGTCGGCCCAGCAACTGGGCACGTTGGCGAGCCTGGCTCGCATTACCCTGCAGGCCGATGGCCATGCGCTCATGCACCAGGTGAAGGCCTGGGTGGCGGCCCATGGCGTGTCAACGGTCAGTCCCTGGCGCGGCGGCGCTACCGATGAAGTGCCCACGCACCAAGGCAGCACGCGGGTGCCCGCGCCAGTAGGCAGTTTTGCCCCCGTCACTGGCACCTTTGGGTTCGATGTGTCGGCTGCGCTGCGGCCCACCAAGCCTTGGGTCAACGTGCTGGCCAACGCCCAACTGGGGGCCATGGTGTCTGAAAGCGGTGCGGGCAACACCTGGGCGCTCAACAGCCGCCTGAACCAGCTCACCGCCTGGTCGAACGACCCGGTGGCCGACCCGCCCGCTGAATGGTTGCTGCTGCAGGACCGCCGCACGCGCGAGGTGTGGAGCCTGACGCCCTCAGCCTGGGGCGCAGCCGACGTGGTGTACCGCGTGGAACACGCGCAGGGCACCACCACCATCCGCCACCGCAGAGGTTTGCTGGATATAGAGGTGCGTTGGTGTGTGGACCCCGTCACCGCCATCAAGCAGGTGCATGTGCAGGTGCGCAATCTGGGCGCCGGGCGTGCGCACTTGCGCCTCATTGGCATGGTGGAGTGGATGATGGGCGAAAAGCGCGGCGACCGCGCCACGCTGGTCACCGCACCGTGTTTTGCACCACTGCCCGATGGCCGCTTGCTGGGCCTGCTGTGCACGCAAACCGAGGCATCCGCTGGCTTTGGCGGTGGCACGGCCTTTTTCTGCGAGGCCTTGGCCGGGTCGGGCACGGGCGACCGTGCCAACGACAGCCTGGACTGGACCTGCGACCGCCGCGAATTCTTCGATGCACAGGGTGATCTGGTGGTGCCCCTGCAACTGGGGCAGCGCCGCGGCTTTGGGCTGGACCCTTGCGCGGCACTCTCGCGCATGGTCACCCTGCGGGGTGGGGCCGCGTTCGAGCGCGTGTACCTGATGGGCTACGCCCCCACCGAGGCAGCCGCGCGCACGCTGGCGCAAGAGGCCATGGCCGTGGCGGCCCGTGCACGCGAGCAAGCCACGCTCGACCAGTGGAACGAACTGTTGGGTGCAACGCAGGTGGCCACGCCCGATCCGCTGTTCGACGTGTTGGTCAACCGCTGGCTGCTCTACCAGACGGTGTCATCACGCCTGTTTGCCAAGGCGGGCTTTTACCAGGCGGGCGGTGCCACGGGCTACCGCGACCAGTTGCAGGACACGATGGCGCTGGCCTGGGCACAGCCGGGCGCCTTGCGCGCGCAGATCGTGCTGTGTGCGTCGCGCCAGTTTGAAGCGGGCGACGTACAGCACTGGTGGCACACGCCGGGCGGGGCAGGGGTGCGCACGCATTTCTCGGACGACCTGTTGTGGCTGCCCTTTGCCTGTGCGCATTACCTCCAGCGCACCGCAGACAACGGCTTGCTGGAGGAGCAGGTGGCGTTCCTTGAAGGCTCCGCGATCCCCGAAGGGGCGGAAGACATCTATGAATCCCCCAGCGCCAGTGCCACCACGGCCAGTGTGTACGAGCATGCCGCCCGCACCATCGACCGCAGTCTGCGCACTGGTGCGCACGGCCTGCCGCTGATGGGCGGTGGCGACTGGAACGACGGCATGAACCGCGTGGGCGACGGCGGTCGTGGCGAATCAGTATGGCTGGCGTGGTTCCTGTGTGCCATCGTCGCCGACTGGATTCCACTGGCCCGTGATCGGGGCGATCTGGAGCGGGTTCAGCGCTGGGATACCGCATGGACCGGCTGGCGCGCTGCATTGGAGAGCGATGCGTGGGATGGCGACTGGTACCAGCGCGCCTTTTTTGACGACGGCACAGCCCTGGGCAGCCACACGCGGGACGAGGGCCGCATCGATTTGATTGCCCAGGCCTGGGCAGTGCTCTCGGGCGTTGCAACGCCTGAGCGGCAGCGCCATGTGATGGACGCGGTCGAGGCGCATCTGGTCCACCCCGCAGCAGGGTTGATCCAACTGCTGACCCCCCCGTTGCGCCATGCCGAACCCAGCGCGGGCTACATCCAGGCCTACCCGCCCGGCGTGCGTGAGAACGGCGGGCAGTATGCCCATGGTGGCGTGTGGGCGCTGATGGCCGCCGCAGAATTGGCAGTGCAGCAGCCTGAGCACCCCGGTGCGTTCGATGTGCCTTACCGTTACTTCACCTACCTGAGCCCGGTGCACCGGGCCCAGCACCCGGTGTGGGGGCCGGTGTACGCCGTGGAGCCCTATGTGATGGCGGCTGACATCTACAGCCAGCCACCCTATGTGGGGCGCGGCGGCTGGAGCTGGTACACCGGCGCGGCGGGCTGGCTGCACCGGGCGGCGGTGGAGTCGATGGTGGGTTTGCATATACGTGCGCACGACTTGTTCTTTTCGCCGTGCCTGCCAACCCATTGGCCGGGGGCCGAGATTTCCCTCGTACGGGCGGGTGTCACGCTGCGTTTCGTCTTGGTGCGCGCGACAGTTGCCCAGGTGGTAGGTCACCATCTACCGGATAACGTGCCCGCCGATGCCCGCTGGCTTGCAGTCGGGCAGCGGCTGCGTTGGGTGGATGAGAGGAGCGACGCTTGCTTTGTGGTGCCGCTGTGACATATTGCGGGGCATTCGGCATCCACCTTGGAACAGCCACGAAAGTGGCCGTTAGGTAAAAGTGTGTATGTGCGATACCGTACAGACTGCTGGCGCCCAACAGTTGCACATTGATTGCCAGCGCAATGCAGCGGCACCCTTACCTCGGTGTTTGCCATCTCACCGAAGGTACCGCCATTAAAAAACCGAACGCAACCCCACTGCAGAATCAGCTTTTGGCCGCGCTGCCCGACTCCGAGTTGCAGCGCTGGCTGCCTGAACTCGAGCCGGTTGAACTGTCTCTAGGGCAAGTGCTGTACGAATCGGGTGCGGCCATGCCATTTGTGTATTTTCCGACCAACGCCATCGTGTCCTTGCTCTATGTGCTGGAGGATGGGGCGTCGGCCGAGATTGCGGTGGTCGGTTTAGAGGGCCTGGTGGGCATCTCCATCTTCATGGGCGGCGGCTCGACCCCCAGCCGCGCGGTGGTGCAAAGCGCTGGTGCAGGTTACCGCATGCGCGCTGATGTCATGAAGGCAGAATTTGAGCGCTCGGGACCCGTGGTGCATCTCTTGCTGCGGTACACCCAGGCGCTTATCACCCAGATGGCGCAGACCGCCGTGTGCAATCGCCACCACTCCCTCGACCAACAATTGTGCCGCTGGCTGCTGCTCAGCCTCGACAGGTTGCAGAGCAACCAGTTGGTCATGACCCAGGAGCTGATTGCCAACATGTTGGGGGTGCGCCGTGAGGGTGTGACCGAGGCCGCGCTCAAACTGCAAAAGGCAGGGCTCATCAGCTACGCTCGTGGGCATATCAATGTGATCGACCGGCCGGGCCTCGAGGGGCGCACTTGTGAGTGTTATGACGTTGTGAAAAAAGAATATGACCGGTTGCTGCCCCCGCGCACCGCGAGTTAGCCGTTGATGCGTTGTAGTGAGGCGCTGCCACCAAGCCTCTGTGCGCTGGCAGACAGTCAAGGCCCTGCGCTGCGCACACACTGGTAGAGAGTTGTTCCGCCCCAGCGCCGGTGCATTCGTCATGACACTGCTTCTTTGAGCGGTGCTGGCTGACCAGTGAAACGTCCTAATGCCTCGTCCTCAAAACCAGATCATTCGTCTGCTTCCGCCTGCCGCCCGAAAGCAATTGTTGGACCATTGCGAGCCGTTTGACTTGGTTCTTTCGGCCGAGTTGAGTGCGCTGGGCAAGCCGCTGGCGTATGCGCATTTTCCCAACGAAGGTTTTTTGTCTTTGGTGATCCATGTTGACAGCCACCCGCCGCTCGAAGTGGGCATGGTGGGGGTGGAGTCAATGCTCGGCTCTGAGTTGGTTTTAGGTGCAGCAGCAACGCCGTGGCGTGCGCTTGTGCAGGGAGAGGGGTCGAGCTGGCGGATCAGCGCAGCAGAGCTGCGTGCACAAAGTGACGCGATTCCTGCGCTGCAAAAGCTGCTGCAATCCTGCGTGTTGGTGCGGTTGCACCAGCAGGCGCTGGCGTCTGCCTGCCAGCGGTACCACGCCATCGCTCCCCGCCTGGCACGCTGGTTGTTGATGAGCCAGGACCGTTCGCGCACTGAGATTTTTCATGTCACTCAGGAGTTTTTGGCCCTGATGCTGGGCGTGCGTCGTGTGGGGGTGACGGAAGCCGCCAGTCGGTTCCAGGACGTAGGCTTGATTGCTTACCACCGGGGCGAGCTCACGGTGCTCAACCGCGCGGCAATGGAAGAGCAGGCATGCAGTTGTTATGCCGCTGATAAAAAAATTCACAGCCGGTTGATGGCAGCCCGCAACCAAGGCGGCGCTAAATAAGCCTGCGCGATGCGCCGTGCGCGAGGGACTTGCTCAGCGTTGCCAATGGGTCCAATGCACGAATCTCTGCGCCGTACTTATGTGCGGCCTCGTTCGGTCTGCGGTGTGACAAATACGCGCAATGGTGATGGCTATTGCTGGACCTCGCGGACCGCGCCGATTCGCAGCGCAGACTTGCCGCTCGATGCGTGCAGGGAATTGCTGAGCTGCCGAGTGATGCAGCGCAACAGCCCGCTGAGAATTTGCGGGGGCGATGTGGGCTCATGTGGGCTATTGCTCAATCAACAGTTCGTCGTAGACGTTGCTGATCCCCAGAATGCCGTAGGTCACCTTCATGAATCGGCGCATCGCCAAGGATGACTTCGGTGCTGGCGGTGCGTTTTCCGTTGCCGAGAGGGAGGATGCCACTGTCTGCGGGCTCTGCAAGGCGTTTGTTTGGGTGCTGCGTGCGCGGCGCACCGCGCGTTGACGCGTAAGGAACTCTGGGGAGGGCGTGTAGCTGCTGGGTGTGGGAAGGGCCAGTGCTACCCCAGCAGAAAAAATGAAGCTATCCACCTGGATCACACCCTCCACATTCTGGGTGATGAACAGGGCAAGATCCAGCTGCGTCTGGTCTGCCACCATGCCGCTCAGCAGTACCACTCCCTGGTGCGAGTCGACACCAATGTCCACAGCGTGAGTCACCGGAGAGCGCCCCAAGGCCTCTTTGACGCGTTCATTGAGCACACTGTCTTGCGCGTGTTGAGCGGTTGTTGTTGTTGTTGTTGTTGAGGTGAGTGGCTCCCGTGAGTCCGCCACCTCAGTGCCTTTGCAGCCTAGCAGCGATAACAGCGATGCAAGAAAGAGTAGGCGCAGTCCACCAAGGCGCGTACGTGGCTAGTGGCAAAAAATGGGGTGAAGCGTCGTCATGGTACATGCCCTCAAAGAGCCGGTCGGCAAGGTGGCAACCGTTGTATGTACTTTTGCAGAAGGCGGGGCGGGCGTCTGTTCGTAACCGTACCCATGGCCATGTATCTTTTTACTTTGCGAGGGAGGGGCGGACTACGGGTTCCGATCAGCGATCGGCGCAGTGAAAAGCAAATCCGCAGCCGTCGCGTTTCGCCGCATACATCGCGGCGTCCGCGCAAGCGAGCAAACCGTCAGCCGTGATCCCATGTTGTGGGCAAATCGCAATCCCGATGCTAGGGCGCACCAGCAGTTGCAGGGTGCCAATTTTCATGGGGGCAGATACAGCCTCCAGCAGCTTTTTGCACAACAGCCGTAACGGTGTCATGTCAACCACGTCCAGCAATAGGCAGACAAATTCGTCACCGCCCAGGCGCACCACGGTGTCGCCACGGCGCACCGCTGCACGCAGTCGCGCGGCGGTGATGCACAAGACTTCGTCTCCAACGCCGTGCCCATACAGATCGTTCACGGCCTTGAAGGCGTCCAGGTCGATGTACAACACGGTGAGCCCAGGGCTGTCGGGCCCACGCTCTGCCAGCGTGTGACTCAGCTGCTCCAGCAAATGACGTCTGTTGGGCAAGGTGGTCAGCTCGTCATGCAAGGCCATGTGGCGCGCGCGTCGCTCGCCACATCGCACAAGATCCAGGTCGGTTTCGGCCTTGATCAGTGCGGTCTGGGCGGTGTGAAAGGCGCGCTCCAGCTCTAGCCGCTGTGCCGTTTCGCGTTGCAGTGCTGTGTGCATTTCATCCAGCGCTGCCACACACTCATTCATGCTGAAGTTAGGGCCTGGTGTGGTGGTGGCGCGCAGCGTCTGATTTTCTTGCAGCGCATCGCCTGAGAGTTCCCGGTTGACCAGCCGCGACCGCAGGGCACGCAGCACTTGGTTCCAGTGCTGCAGTTGCCTTGCGCTGGGCCATGACGTGGTGAGCGTTTTGCCAAACAGAAATTTTTTTTGATTGATACCCATATGCCGGTCCTTTGAATGCAGCCGCCACTGTCAGAGAAACAGCGGGGCAACGCGAAGTCGGGACAAGGGCATGGTCATCAGAACAATGTCCTTACTAGTGATGGAGTCTGCGGGGTCTAAGGGCTTCTCACTGTCTGCCAGCGCACATAGGGCGACATGCTGCGTCTGTGTTGCGAAAAAGGGGTGATTGATCGCGGTATACACACAATCAGTAGATCCCCGACCGAAAACATAAGCACAGGCTATGGGACGCTTGCATGCGGCTTTCGTTGGCCGCCCGGTGCCAGGATTTCGTCATGCATTTCGAAGCTGCGGGTTGTTGCGATCCGGTGCGGATCGGTGCTGATGGAGCTTGATGGGGCGGGATTCTGGGCTTCGTCTGACTGTTGCGTACAGCCACTAGCGCTTGTGCGGCCGCTTGCGCGAGGGCGTGTGATGCTACATTCATGAGAGCGTCGGGCCACCGTTTGCTCCGCAGGTCATGCGCCCCATCCCTACCGCTGCTCCAGAGGAACCCACCCATGTCACCGGAACGCCAGCGACTGATTCGCCTGTTGTTCGAGGAATACATCGAACTGTACGCAGCGCGTGATGCTCGCTTGCTAGAGCGCTTCAGCGACAACTTCAGCGGCTTTTCGGGCAGCGGCGACCGTCTGATCAAAACCCGTGCCGAGTGGATTGGCGTGATGCAGCATGATTTTCGGCAGGTGCCGGGCCGCATCGGGATCCAGATGGTGGATCTGTTGGTGCAGGACCTGGGGTCGGATCTGGTGGCGGCCACCGCTTTTTTTCATATTCATTTGCCGATCCCCGATGCGCTGTTTTCGCAAGAAACAGCTCGCAAAGTCGTGCTGTTTCGGCGCGAAGACATCGACATCTGGAAGATCGCGCACGTCAGTGTGTCCATCCCTTTTGGCAAGGCGCGTGACAACGAGGTGTATTCCCTCCACGAATTGCGGCAGCACAACCGTGATCTCGAAACCTTGGTGCAAGAGCGTACCGAGGCGTTGGCCCAGGCCAATCACAGTTTGGCGGTGCTGAGCAATACCGACACCCTCACGGGCGTCGCCAACCGCCACCATTTCGACGATGCCCTGGCCCACGAATGGGCGCGCGCACAGCGGGCCCACACGCCAGTGGCGCTCATCATGCTGGACGTGGATGGGTTCAGGCCGTTCAACGAACACTATGGGCATCTGGCCGGCGATGCCTGCCTGCAGACCCTGGCGCTCACGCTGGTGCAAACCTGCGCCGGGCGTGAAGGCGGCCTGGTGGCGCGGTTTGGAGGGGAAGAGTTCATGGTGCTGCTGCCGGGTGTTGATGGGCTGGTGGCAGCAGAGGTGGCACGCCAGATTCAAGAGGCGATCCGCCATCTGGCCTTGCCGCACGAAGGCGCGCCATGGGGGTCTGTCACGGCCAGCTTCGGGGTGGCAAGCCTGCACCCGGAGCGCGACCAGTTGCCCGAAGCGCTGGTGCGCCAGGCTGATCGCGCCTTGCTCCGCGCCAAGCAGTTGGGGCGCAATCGGGTCGAAGTGGCCAGCACCGGCGCGTAGCCCAGCGAAGAGCGCCCTGGTGCTGTCGGGACCAATAGGCAACACAAAGGCGACGCAAGGGCGATGCGAGGGTATTGCGGGTTAACCCGCAAGTTCGTGGCTAATTTGTCACAATCGCGGGCTATGCCTTTTTCCCGCTTTTTCAAGATGGCCCTGATCCTGGGCCTGCTTTCGGCCATCGGCCCGTTTGCCATCGACATGTATTTGCCCGCGCTGCCCGCGATTGGCGCGAGCCTGCGCGCCGAAGTGGGTGCAGTGCAATGGAGCCTGACCGCATTTTTTGTTGCTCTGGGCGTGGGTCAGCTCTTTTATGGCCCGGTGTCCGACATGGTGGGCCGCAAGCCGCCGCTGTATGCGGGGCTGGCGCTTTTCCTGCTGGCCAGTGTGGGCTGTGCGCTGGCGACCGACATTCAGACCCTGGTGGCCCTGCGTTTTGTGCAGGGGCTGGGCGCTGCGGCCGGTATGGCCATTCCGCGCGCCGTGGTGCGTGACCTGCACACTGGCGCCGAGGCGGCGCGCCTCATGTCGCTGCTCATGCTGGTGTTCAGCGTTTCGCCGCTGCTGGCGCCGCTGGCGGGCAGTGGCGTCATCGCGGTGGTGGGCTGGCGCGGCGTGTTCTGGGCCGTGGCGATTGCGGCGGCGGCTGGTCTGGTCCTGGTGTCGCAAGGCCTGGGCGAAACACGGCCTGCGAGCGAGCGGCGTGAAAGCAGCCTTGCCAGCGCTTTGGCGGGCTATTGGCTGTTGCTGCGCGACCCGCATTACCTGGGGTTGGTGTTCATCGGGGGGAGCTCGATGGCCGGGTTTTTTGTGTACCTCGCAGGCTCGCCGTTTGTGCTGATCAACCACTACGGCCTGACGCCTGTGGAGTACAGCCTGGCG
It contains:
- a CDS encoding sensor domain-containing diguanylate cyclase; protein product: MSPERQRLIRLLFEEYIELYAARDARLLERFSDNFSGFSGSGDRLIKTRAEWIGVMQHDFRQVPGRIGIQMVDLLVQDLGSDLVAATAFFHIHLPIPDALFSQETARKVVLFRREDIDIWKIAHVSVSIPFGKARDNEVYSLHELRQHNRDLETLVQERTEALAQANHSLAVLSNTDTLTGVANRHHFDDALAHEWARAQRAHTPVALIMLDVDGFRPFNEHYGHLAGDACLQTLALTLVQTCAGREGGLVARFGGEEFMVLLPGVDGLVAAEVARQIQEAIRHLALPHEGAPWGSVTASFGVASLHPERDQLPEALVRQADRALLRAKQLGRNRVEVASTGA
- a CDS encoding multidrug effflux MFS transporter; protein product: MPFSRFFKMALILGLLSAIGPFAIDMYLPALPAIGASLRAEVGAVQWSLTAFFVALGVGQLFYGPVSDMVGRKPPLYAGLALFLLASVGCALATDIQTLVALRFVQGLGAAAGMAIPRAVVRDLHTGAEAARLMSLLMLVFSVSPLLAPLAGSGVIAVVGWRGVFWAVAIAAAAGLVLVSQGLGETRPASERRESSLASALAGYWLLLRDPHYLGLVFIGGSSMAGFFVYLAGSPFVLINHYGLTPVEYSLAFSVNAAAFFVSAQFNARMGRRFGLVPTVKFAVSAAGVVMLALLAYYLAGGDALAVLLALYFVASGFMGLVIPTASVLALEEHGAIAGTASALLGTLQMLMGAAAMGLVGIFANGEPLPMVIGMAAGALVGGALTWVTLGGARAHRVHGAHNVQNVQRAPRS